Proteins encoded by one window of Moorella humiferrea:
- the mutM gene encoding DNA-formamidopyrimidine glycosylase has translation MPELPEVETIKRTLRPHVLGKTIAGVEVYHPGVIAVPDAVTFKEQLTGKVVTDLERRGKYLLFFLGDEYCLIGHLRMTGRLMLAADCENIPPHTHVIFFFAGGGGLQWVDSRRFGRLYFGKKEEIVALAGLDKLGPEPLDPTFDVEALAAICAGRKRSIKQVLLDQHLLAGIGNIYADEMLFLAGIHPARPAADLSGEELTRLYHAMQDVLKQGITNGGTSFRDYVDGYGRQGKNQHHLQVYGRAGLPCRRCGRILTKLKLGGRTAVFCPACQP, from the coding sequence ATGCCGGAACTGCCTGAAGTAGAAACCATAAAACGCACCTTACGCCCCCATGTTCTGGGAAAGACGATTGCCGGGGTAGAGGTATACCACCCCGGCGTTATTGCTGTACCCGATGCAGTTACTTTTAAAGAACAGCTGACTGGTAAGGTAGTAACGGACCTGGAGCGCCGGGGGAAATATCTCCTTTTTTTCCTGGGGGATGAATACTGCCTGATCGGCCACCTGCGGATGACCGGTCGCCTTATGCTTGCGGCAGATTGCGAAAATATCCCTCCCCATACCCACGTTATTTTTTTCTTTGCCGGCGGGGGAGGTCTCCAGTGGGTGGACAGCCGGCGTTTCGGCCGCCTCTATTTTGGGAAAAAAGAAGAGATTGTGGCTTTGGCGGGTTTGGATAAGCTGGGTCCGGAACCCTTGGATCCTACCTTTGACGTTGAAGCCCTGGCGGCGATCTGCGCCGGTAGAAAACGTTCGATAAAACAGGTTCTTTTAGATCAACACCTTCTGGCCGGAATCGGCAATATTTATGCCGATGAGATGCTTTTTTTGGCAGGCATTCATCCTGCCAGACCGGCGGCCGATTTATCCGGGGAAGAACTAACACGACTTTATCATGCCATGCAAGATGTCCTGAAACAGGGTATAACTAATGGCGGTACATCTTTCCGGGACTATGTCGATGGATACGGACGGCAGGGGAAAAACCAGCATCACCTCCAGGTCTACGGCCGCGCCGGCCTTCCGTGTCGCCGCTGCGGACGGATTCTAACGAAGCTAAAGCTCGGCGGCCGCACGGCAGTATTTTGTCCGGCGTGCCAGCCATAA
- a CDS encoding nitroreductase family protein encodes MDLYAAIKGRRSIRRYKPDMVPKEVITRILEMATWAPSGLNWQQWEFLVITGPKKDALAASYGRIVEFGMPPAGQRTPQQEDFLRWARTLGGAPVAVVALTRAHGQPGTRKMNLESVAAAFTILLLAAANEGLGTCWMTGPLNNETELRKVLEIPADKEIVAVTPLGYPAESPEPAPRKALDEVVTWIGF; translated from the coding sequence ATGGATCTTTATGCAGCCATTAAAGGGCGACGCAGCATTCGCAGGTATAAGCCGGACATGGTCCCAAAGGAAGTAATCACCCGTATTCTGGAAATGGCTACCTGGGCGCCTTCCGGCCTCAACTGGCAACAATGGGAGTTTTTAGTTATAACCGGCCCCAAAAAAGACGCCCTGGCAGCGAGCTATGGCCGCATCGTGGAATTCGGCATGCCACCTGCCGGCCAGCGCACCCCCCAGCAGGAAGACTTTTTACGTTGGGCCAGGACTTTAGGCGGGGCTCCGGTGGCCGTTGTCGCTTTGACCCGCGCCCACGGCCAGCCGGGTACACGCAAGATGAATCTCGAAAGCGTTGCAGCAGCCTTTACCATTTTGCTCCTGGCAGCCGCCAATGAAGGCCTGGGCACCTGCTGGATGACGGGGCCTTTAAATAACGAGACAGAGTTGCGCAAGGTCCTGGAAATCCCCGCCGATAAAGAAATCGTCGCCGTCACGCCATTAGGTTATCCCGCCGAAAGCCCGGAACCGGCTCCGCGCAAAGCCCTGGATGAAGTCGTCACCTGGATCGGCTTCTAA
- the ytaF gene encoding sporulation membrane protein YtaF, which yields MLMATLLLAFAASLDGLGVGLSYGLRSIKLPWYSLFIIALVSLTVSFSAMVGGHFIVKVFSPALAGHVGAVILLTLGLAIVLEAYCKEGIPEKAVVKLRLPRLGLVIQILKEPVKADADSSGSIGGREAFTLGLALALDSMGIGFGAAAAGFSFLLTPLLLGGSQVLLILVGLCLGRRWRPVKVGWRGAALPGLILIAIGIWRW from the coding sequence ATGTTGATGGCAACGCTACTTTTAGCCTTTGCTGCCAGTCTTGACGGTCTGGGCGTCGGTCTGTCTTACGGCCTGCGCAGTATCAAACTGCCGTGGTATTCTCTATTCATAATAGCCTTGGTGTCCCTGACCGTAAGCTTTTCCGCCATGGTCGGCGGACATTTTATAGTTAAGGTGTTTAGTCCGGCCCTTGCCGGGCATGTGGGAGCTGTTATATTATTAACACTGGGATTGGCCATAGTTCTGGAGGCTTATTGTAAAGAAGGTATTCCGGAAAAAGCCGTTGTTAAATTGCGCTTGCCCCGCCTCGGCCTTGTTATTCAAATTCTTAAAGAGCCTGTAAAGGCCGATGCCGACTCCTCGGGGAGCATCGGCGGGCGGGAAGCCTTTACCCTTGGCCTGGCATTGGCCCTGGATTCGATGGGTATAGGTTTCGGTGCCGCTGCCGCCGGTTTTTCCTTTCTTTTGACACCTTTATTATTGGGTGGAAGCCAGGTCCTGCTCATTCTAGTCGGCCTTTGCCTGGGAAGACGCTGGCGGCCGGTGAAAGTGGGATGGCGGGGTGCGGCCTTGCCGGGTTTAATTTTAATTGCCATAGGGATTTGGCGCTGGTAG
- the polA gene encoding DNA polymerase I produces MTAKNGRLLLVDGNSVIHRAFHALPPLQTKEGQPTNAVYGFATMLQKAMQQVNPDYVIVAFDHSKVTFRHGIYGDYKGTRPETAPELRPQFALVRRLLAAWRLASCELEGYEADDLIGTLSRKGKEAGMEVLILTGDRDALQLVDEGIKVLLMRRGLSQVDFLDREAIKKTYGLEPKQLIDVKALMGDASDNIPGVPGIGEKTAVQLVRQYGDLEGVLAHAHEVKGRKIAANLAAYADQARLSKELATIHCDLPVELDPGACRRGEPDYQAVLALYRELEFNSLVKDVLKGMQAETSGDNSVTVKTLTLPSPRFLTGLEELSELAGHLAGRKEVALVLTLNSANYMEARALAVGVAWEGEAAALDAASIPAAGLAAALEPLIAAGAIFHNAKEALVWLKKAGARLSDPAGDTMIAGYLLNPTASHHDLPELCLEHLQLALVENGSIVENTARRAAAVSLLHGELLAKLQVAGMGELYRRVELPLTRVLGEMEILGVAVDLKTLELMGDELEESIVTLTEEIYRLAGEKFNINSSRQLGNILFEKLGLPPVKRTKTGFSTDAAVLEELADKHPIAAKLVEYRQLTKLKSTYIDGLKPLVNPHTKSLHTTFNQTVTATGRLSSSEPNLQNIPVRLEIGRRLRRAFVPHSQDRLLLAADYSQIELRVLAHISGDPGMIAAFRRGEDIHARTAAEVFGVPLSDVTPLMRRSAKAVNFGIVYGISDFGLSRDLGISRSEARDYIKRYFERYPGVKAYMEEVVARAKMDGYVTTLLGRRRYLPELFSSNHTVRSFGERAAMNTPIQGSAADIIKIAMVRIFRLLEEHYPEAWMILQVHDELIFDVSREELPIIAALVKENMENTLELQVPLQVDLKCGPNWYDMEPYHGAEKDAGTA; encoded by the coding sequence ATGACCGCAAAAAACGGCAGATTGTTGCTGGTGGATGGCAACAGCGTTATTCACCGCGCCTTCCACGCCCTGCCGCCCCTTCAGACTAAAGAAGGACAACCGACCAACGCCGTTTACGGTTTTGCCACCATGCTGCAAAAGGCCATGCAGCAGGTAAACCCCGACTATGTGATCGTAGCCTTTGACCACAGCAAAGTAACCTTCCGGCATGGGATTTATGGCGATTACAAAGGGACACGTCCGGAAACCGCTCCGGAATTAAGGCCCCAGTTTGCCCTGGTGAGGCGGCTCCTGGCGGCCTGGAGGCTGGCGAGTTGCGAGCTTGAGGGTTATGAGGCCGACGACCTTATAGGCACCTTAAGCCGTAAAGGGAAGGAAGCCGGGATGGAGGTCTTAATCTTGACCGGTGACCGCGACGCATTGCAGCTGGTGGATGAGGGGATCAAAGTTCTCCTCATGCGCCGCGGCCTATCCCAGGTGGATTTCCTTGACAGGGAAGCCATTAAAAAAACGTACGGATTGGAACCCAAACAGCTCATAGACGTTAAAGCCCTCATGGGGGACGCCTCCGACAATATTCCCGGCGTCCCGGGAATAGGAGAAAAAACGGCCGTTCAGCTTGTGCGCCAGTATGGCGATCTGGAAGGAGTCCTGGCCCACGCCCATGAGGTTAAAGGACGGAAAATCGCGGCCAACCTGGCGGCCTACGCCGACCAGGCCCGTCTTTCCAAGGAACTGGCCACCATTCACTGCGACCTGCCGGTAGAATTAGATCCCGGTGCCTGCCGTCGTGGGGAACCCGACTATCAGGCCGTCCTCGCCCTTTACAGGGAGCTAGAGTTTAACAGCCTGGTTAAAGACGTCTTAAAAGGGATGCAGGCGGAAACTTCAGGAGATAATTCCGTTACCGTAAAAACCCTTACACTACCTTCGCCGCGCTTTTTGACGGGCCTTGAGGAACTCTCCGAACTCGCCGGGCATTTGGCCGGCCGGAAAGAAGTCGCGTTGGTACTGACGCTAAACAGCGCCAATTATATGGAAGCCCGGGCTTTGGCCGTAGGTGTAGCCTGGGAAGGAGAAGCGGCGGCGCTAGATGCGGCATCCATACCGGCCGCCGGACTGGCCGCGGCCCTGGAACCTTTAATTGCCGCGGGCGCCATCTTTCATAATGCCAAGGAAGCTTTAGTATGGTTGAAGAAGGCCGGCGCCAGGCTATCCGACCCTGCCGGCGATACCATGATTGCCGGCTATCTCCTCAATCCGACGGCTTCACACCACGATCTGCCGGAACTCTGTCTGGAACACCTCCAACTGGCCTTGGTGGAAAACGGTTCAATAGTGGAAAACACCGCCCGGCGGGCCGCCGCCGTCAGCCTTTTACACGGCGAGCTGTTGGCCAAACTACAGGTGGCGGGTATGGGCGAGCTGTACCGGCGAGTAGAGCTCCCCCTGACCAGGGTTTTAGGGGAAATGGAGATCTTGGGCGTGGCCGTTGATTTAAAAACCCTGGAGCTGATGGGAGACGAACTGGAAGAGAGCATTGTGACTCTAACAGAAGAAATTTACCGTTTGGCCGGAGAAAAATTTAATATCAATTCATCACGACAGCTGGGAAATATCCTTTTTGAGAAATTGGGTCTTCCTCCCGTAAAGCGGACCAAAACCGGTTTTTCTACCGACGCGGCGGTCCTGGAAGAGCTAGCGGATAAGCATCCCATAGCCGCCAAACTTGTGGAGTACCGCCAGCTGACCAAATTAAAATCGACTTATATAGACGGCTTGAAGCCTTTGGTTAATCCTCATACAAAGAGCCTCCATACAACCTTTAACCAGACGGTTACCGCTACCGGCCGCCTGTCTAGCAGCGAACCCAATTTACAGAACATCCCCGTGCGTCTGGAAATAGGGCGACGCCTGCGACGTGCCTTTGTACCCCACTCCCAGGATCGTCTCCTTTTGGCCGCCGACTATTCCCAGATTGAACTGCGGGTACTGGCCCACATTTCCGGGGATCCGGGAATGATTGCCGCCTTTCGCCGCGGGGAAGACATCCACGCCCGGACGGCGGCGGAAGTTTTCGGCGTTCCTTTGAGTGATGTGACCCCCTTAATGCGCCGCAGCGCCAAGGCGGTGAATTTCGGTATCGTATACGGTATCAGCGATTTTGGCCTCAGCCGCGATCTGGGCATCAGCCGCAGTGAAGCCCGCGATTATATTAAACGGTATTTCGAGCGTTATCCGGGTGTTAAGGCCTATATGGAAGAAGTAGTTGCCAGGGCAAAGATGGACGGTTATGTAACTACCCTCTTAGGACGACGACGCTACTTGCCGGAACTCTTTAGCTCCAACCATACTGTGCGGAGCTTTGGTGAGCGGGCGGCAATGAATACTCCGATTCAGGGCAGCGCCGCCGATATTATAAAAATTGCCATGGTTAGGATTTTCCGTCTACTGGAGGAGCATTACCCGGAGGCATGGATGATTCTCCAGGTACACGACGAGCTGATTTTCGACGTATCCCGGGAGGAATTGCCGATCATTGCCGCCCTGGTAAAAGAGAACATGGAAAATACCCTGGAACTACAAGTACCTCTCCAGGTGGACTTGAAATGCGGACCGAACTGGTACGATATGGAACCTTATCATGGAGCGGAGAAAGATGCCGGAACTGCCTGA
- a CDS encoding ferredoxin: protein MKVTVDQDLCIACGTCIDLCPSVFDWNDEGLSQVIVDEVPEDAEDCARESIESCPTDAIKEI, encoded by the coding sequence ATGAAGGTAACTGTCGATCAAGATCTATGTATAGCCTGCGGCACCTGCATTGATTTATGCCCCAGCGTTTTTGATTGGAACGACGAGGGGCTGTCTCAGGTAATCGTCGATGAAGTGCCCGAAGATGCCGAAGACTGTGCCAGGGAATCCATTGAATCCTGTCCTACCGATGCCATCAAAGAAATTTAA
- a CDS encoding lytic transglycosylase domain-containing protein, which translates to MIRTWRRFLWLTAVAALLFYLVPRAARVLYPLPYIDIITLYAHREGIDPLLVAAVTRVESKFYPHAQSDQGARGLMQLMPETARLAAEHLKLPYEPDLLFTPEYNLRLGCWYLAELLREFGDLPTALAAYNGGRGNVHSWLEEGNWDGSLQNLDKVPFGETREFVRRVLLNYRIYRFLYPHIH; encoded by the coding sequence ATGATAAGAACCTGGCGCCGTTTCCTGTGGCTAACGGCGGTCGCGGCGCTTCTTTTCTATCTTGTACCCCGGGCGGCCCGAGTCCTTTATCCTTTACCCTACATAGATATAATCACCCTTTATGCCCATCGTGAAGGGATAGATCCCCTCCTCGTCGCCGCGGTAACTCGTGTTGAAAGTAAATTTTATCCCCATGCCCAATCCGATCAAGGGGCCCGGGGATTGATGCAATTGATGCCGGAGACGGCCAGGCTTGCGGCCGAGCACCTAAAACTCCCCTATGAACCCGACTTACTTTTTACTCCAGAATATAACCTGCGTCTGGGTTGCTGGTACCTGGCCGAATTGTTGAGGGAGTTCGGCGACCTTCCTACAGCTCTGGCGGCATACAACGGCGGACGGGGCAATGTCCACAGCTGGCTGGAGGAGGGGAACTGGGACGGGAGCCTCCAAAATTTAGATAAGGTACCGTTTGGGGAAACCCGGGAGTTTGTCCGCCGGGTCCTTTTAAACTACCGCATATACCGTTTTTTATATCCCCATATCCATTAG
- a CDS encoding glycosyltransferase family 2 protein: protein MDWEIISSAQMLYLFSVWFYLLFFALFLRYFYWMWYSYRTHWSKRTKLSIEKVAALAASKNLELPFFTILVPARNEAEVIANTIEHLASLNYPNDRYEILVITDEKEAMAKAAGEQQGPTTMEVVEAKIREFTARGDAPQLKHCTVPYDFDGRFRGSRRGHSITSTKGRALNYGLEFVDPRTTICGFYDAESHPEADVLLYIAWSWLHDPRERIWQGPVFQVRNFYQLGFITKIAAIYQAISHKIYLPVLMKKLPFVGGTNLFVGRRLLEEIGGYDHRALTEDLELGVRAYLKTGVWAEYFPYYSTEQTPATFYAFFRQRLRWGSGHLQVCDKFRYAYQYSWDKRGPILHNLFWKGQGEWLLYQGAVIVALLLLLLGLNGGLDPSILPVEFRRVLHYLTFVYYAFTFLAYVHFSRHMTPVGWWQQLIGAMQLLVLPLASFFLPLPYTAASIMKALNRQPQTWVKTPRTKEATR from the coding sequence ATGGATTGGGAAATAATCAGCTCCGCGCAAATGCTTTATCTTTTTTCGGTATGGTTTTATCTTTTGTTTTTCGCCCTTTTCTTGCGGTATTTTTACTGGATGTGGTATTCATATCGCACCCACTGGAGCAAACGTACTAAACTCAGTATAGAAAAAGTGGCGGCGTTGGCGGCATCTAAAAATTTGGAGCTCCCATTCTTTACAATTCTCGTGCCGGCAAGAAATGAGGCCGAGGTCATAGCCAACACCATCGAACACCTTGCTTCTTTAAATTATCCCAACGATCGCTATGAAATCCTGGTTATCACCGACGAAAAAGAAGCCATGGCCAAGGCTGCCGGCGAACAGCAAGGGCCTACCACCATGGAAGTAGTTGAGGCTAAAATCCGGGAATTCACGGCCCGTGGTGACGCACCACAGTTAAAACATTGTACCGTTCCCTATGATTTCGACGGTCGTTTTCGCGGTTCCCGGAGGGGGCACAGTATCACTTCAACCAAAGGTCGAGCCCTTAATTATGGCCTGGAATTTGTAGATCCACGGACTACCATTTGCGGTTTTTATGACGCCGAAAGCCATCCGGAAGCCGACGTGCTCCTCTACATAGCCTGGTCCTGGCTTCATGACCCCCGGGAACGCATTTGGCAGGGTCCGGTCTTCCAGGTGCGCAATTTCTACCAACTGGGCTTTATAACTAAAATCGCCGCCATATATCAGGCCATCTCCCATAAAATCTATCTGCCGGTTTTAATGAAAAAGCTGCCTTTCGTAGGGGGAACTAACCTCTTTGTCGGACGACGCCTCCTGGAGGAGATCGGCGGCTACGATCACCGGGCCCTGACGGAAGACCTGGAACTGGGAGTAAGGGCGTATTTAAAAACGGGAGTTTGGGCCGAGTACTTCCCTTATTATAGCACTGAACAGACACCGGCTACCTTCTATGCCTTCTTTCGCCAGAGGCTGAGGTGGGGCAGCGGCCATCTCCAGGTATGCGATAAATTCCGTTATGCCTATCAATATTCATGGGATAAACGGGGCCCCATTTTGCACAACCTGTTCTGGAAGGGTCAGGGCGAGTGGCTTCTTTACCAGGGTGCCGTGATAGTTGCACTGCTCCTTCTCCTGCTGGGACTAAACGGCGGTCTCGATCCTTCCATCCTGCCCGTGGAGTTCAGGCGCGTCCTCCATTACCTGACCTTTGTTTACTATGCCTTTACCTTTTTGGCCTATGTGCATTTTAGCCGCCATATGACTCCGGTCGGCTGGTGGCAACAATTAATCGGCGCCATGCAACTTCTGGTTTTGCCTTTAGCCAGTTTTTTCCTGCCGCTGCCATATACCGCGGCCTCCATTATGAAGGCTTTAAATCGCCAGCCCCAAACCTGGGTGAAAACCCCACGTACTAAGGAGGCAACCCGTTAG
- a CDS encoding amidase domain-containing protein produces MRRLKKAIIILFLALGGTSFAVLPIQNLFVPVLASSGEGKELRGRLQQIFTARFKGLISGSYEGLEAYYDTTATSGLFALNHEIGRIKYVHEWLKQRQVILTGGKLDLAVVDTGEENGRQWASVSQHIILSYRHQGEREDTVNQMGVRTIHWVELVKRNEQWLIIKDWYWDPFEADDLEPEVAPGTARCNVAIPTAPSGKYNRQAAVQYAERYSGVRLGTGDGRYNRAYRDFTGLGGDCANFASQVLTDEKAGGIPRDWAWNYYNGEGSQAWAQAEALVHYLINSGLAVRIMRGDFDEVTKASPAYPQGAVNALHEGDIIAYEEGGAISHVSVVVGRDSAGYILVNSHTADRARVPWDMGWDKQTIYWLLQIVY; encoded by the coding sequence GTGCGGCGGTTGAAAAAAGCGATAATAATTCTATTCTTGGCCCTGGGCGGCACGTCCTTTGCAGTTCTACCCATTCAAAACCTTTTTGTCCCCGTTCTTGCTTCCTCAGGCGAAGGGAAGGAACTCCGCGGTCGTCTGCAGCAGATTTTTACCGCCAGATTCAAAGGTCTTATCAGCGGCAGTTATGAAGGCCTGGAAGCCTATTACGATACCACCGCCACTTCGGGGCTTTTTGCCTTAAACCATGAAATAGGTCGCATCAAATACGTCCATGAATGGCTGAAACAGCGGCAGGTTATCCTTACCGGCGGGAAATTGGATTTGGCTGTAGTTGATACCGGCGAAGAGAACGGCAGGCAATGGGCTTCTGTTTCCCAGCATATTATCCTTAGTTACCGGCATCAAGGGGAAAGGGAAGATACTGTAAACCAGATGGGCGTGAGGACCATTCATTGGGTGGAACTAGTAAAACGCAACGAGCAATGGTTAATCATCAAGGATTGGTACTGGGATCCCTTTGAGGCCGACGATCTTGAACCGGAGGTTGCTCCGGGGACTGCCAGGTGTAACGTGGCAATACCTACAGCTCCTTCCGGTAAATACAACCGGCAGGCGGCTGTCCAGTATGCCGAACGCTACAGCGGCGTCCGCCTCGGCACCGGTGACGGCCGCTATAACCGGGCTTACCGCGATTTCACCGGTCTCGGCGGCGACTGCGCCAATTTTGCCTCCCAAGTCCTAACGGATGAGAAGGCCGGCGGCATACCTCGGGATTGGGCCTGGAATTACTACAATGGTGAAGGCAGCCAGGCGTGGGCCCAGGCTGAAGCCCTGGTGCACTATCTTATAAACAGCGGTCTGGCCGTAAGAATTATGCGCGGCGACTTTGATGAGGTCACTAAAGCCTCACCTGCTTATCCCCAGGGAGCCGTCAATGCCCTCCATGAAGGAGACATTATCGCTTATGAAGAAGGGGGCGCCATCAGCCATGTATCTGTTGTCGTAGGGCGGGATTCCGCCGGCTACATATTGGTCAACAGCCATACGGCCGATCGCGCCCGTGTTCCCTGGGATATGGGATGGGATAAACAGACAATCTATTGGCTGCTGCAGATAGTTTATTAA
- a CDS encoding nicotinate phosphoribosyltransferase, whose product MEVTDSLAKVKKLQVSPEGRFYSARHEEIAGGATTDIYFVRTYEILKALGKADTVVTAEIFPRRAGILCGVDEVLELLRDKRVAIWGLPEGSSFSPKEVVMRIQGPYSEFGLFETPLLGMLASSSGWATAAREIKEAAGEHPFFCFGARHVHPAVAPVMERAAIVGGASGASCILAAKLAGQEPQGTVPHAVFLIIGDTVEGALAYHRLMPPDAKRTILVDTFKDEAEEALRVAEALGPALDGIRLDTPSERGGVTPELVREVRYRLDMAGFPHVRIFVSGGLTPERIRALIEAGADAFGVGSYISGAAPIDMTMDLKEVEGRPVAKRGRLPGIIPNPRLQKLK is encoded by the coding sequence ATGGAGGTTACGGATTCCCTGGCCAAGGTAAAAAAGCTGCAAGTATCCCCGGAGGGGCGCTTTTATTCTGCCCGGCACGAAGAGATAGCCGGGGGCGCAACCACCGATATATATTTTGTCCGGACTTATGAAATCCTTAAGGCCCTAGGCAAAGCCGATACCGTCGTAACCGCCGAAATTTTTCCACGCCGCGCCGGGATTCTTTGCGGCGTCGACGAGGTTCTGGAACTGCTACGGGATAAAAGGGTTGCCATCTGGGGCCTCCCCGAGGGAAGCTCCTTTTCTCCTAAAGAAGTAGTCATGCGTATACAAGGCCCTTATAGTGAATTCGGGCTGTTTGAAACACCCCTGCTTGGAATGCTTGCCAGTTCTAGCGGCTGGGCCACCGCCGCCCGGGAAATTAAAGAGGCGGCCGGGGAGCATCCCTTTTTCTGCTTCGGCGCCCGCCACGTACACCCTGCCGTGGCTCCGGTGATGGAAAGGGCGGCCATTGTCGGCGGAGCCAGCGGGGCCAGCTGCATCCTGGCGGCCAAATTAGCCGGACAGGAACCCCAGGGAACAGTGCCCCATGCCGTTTTCCTTATAATCGGCGACACCGTTGAGGGAGCCCTGGCCTACCATCGCCTGATGCCCCCTGATGCCAAGCGTACTATTTTAGTCGACACTTTTAAGGATGAGGCGGAAGAAGCTCTGCGGGTGGCGGAAGCTTTGGGTCCAGCCCTGGACGGAATACGTTTAGACACCCCCAGTGAGCGGGGAGGCGTTACGCCGGAACTGGTGCGGGAAGTGCGTTACCGTCTGGATATGGCCGGCTTCCCGCATGTGCGTATTTTCGTTTCCGGTGGCCTGACGCCGGAGCGCATTCGCGCCCTCATCGAGGCGGGGGCCGATGCCTTTGGCGTAGGCAGCTATATATCGGGGGCGGCGCCCATTGACATGACTATGGATTTGAAAGAAGTCGAAGGACGGCCGGTGGCCAAACGGGGACGTCTCCCCGGGATTATTCCCAATCCCAGGTTACAGAAATTAAAGTAA
- the coaE gene encoding dephospho-CoA kinase (Dephospho-CoA kinase (CoaE) performs the final step in coenzyme A biosynthesis.), protein MFVIGLTGGIAGGKSTVAAILKDLGAKVIDTDQVAREVVLPGEPAYRDIVAAFGKGIVLPDGQLNRKALGRIVFRDAAARELLNAITHPRIRARVEARLEDLKRTDPGAVVVIEAPLLIEAGMDDMVDAVWVVTAPEGVRLKRLMERDGLSLQEARNRLQAQMEEGERLRYATKIIPTGGDFEATRASVLAAWQEIQGSRKLS, encoded by the coding sequence ATGTTTGTTATCGGCCTAACTGGGGGTATAGCCGGCGGCAAAAGTACCGTCGCCGCAATTTTAAAAGACCTGGGGGCGAAAGTCATCGATACGGATCAGGTTGCCAGGGAGGTGGTACTTCCCGGCGAGCCTGCTTATCGCGATATAGTCGCCGCCTTTGGTAAGGGAATTGTTCTCCCCGACGGGCAACTTAACCGTAAGGCCCTGGGGCGTATTGTTTTCAGGGACGCCGCTGCCCGGGAATTGTTGAACGCCATTACCCATCCCCGTATTCGCGCGAGGGTCGAGGCCCGCCTGGAAGATTTAAAGCGAACTGATCCCGGGGCGGTGGTCGTGATAGAAGCCCCCCTCTTAATTGAAGCGGGTATGGATGACATGGTTGATGCCGTCTGGGTGGTGACCGCACCGGAAGGGGTGCGGTTAAAAAGACTGATGGAACGGGACGGGCTCTCACTGCAGGAAGCGCGGAACAGGCTCCAGGCCCAGATGGAAGAAGGGGAAAGGTTACGTTACGCCACCAAGATAATACCGACAGGCGGCGATTTTGAAGCCACCCGCGCCAGCGTTCTGGCAGCCTGGCAGGAAATCCAGGGGAGCCGGAAGCTATCCTAA
- a CDS encoding DUF3243 domain-containing protein yields the protein MPDQEKQWEDWKDSLARMVNIGSKMGLGEKTINNLAYRLGNWLAEHIDPGSREQRVIKELWDVAGEDERRVLAALIARMVSDGRRQEDMVH from the coding sequence ATGCCTGATCAAGAAAAGCAGTGGGAGGATTGGAAGGATTCCCTAGCCAGGATGGTCAATATCGGCAGTAAAATGGGCCTTGGTGAAAAAACAATAAATAATCTTGCCTATCGTTTAGGTAATTGGCTGGCCGAACACATAGACCCCGGGAGCCGGGAGCAAAGGGTAATCAAGGAACTATGGGATGTTGCCGGGGAAGATGAGAGAAGGGTCCTGGCGGCCTTGATCGCCAGAATGGTCAGCGACGGCCGGCGGCAGGAGGATATGGTCCATTAA